Proteins from a genomic interval of Bradyrhizobium sp. CCBAU 53340:
- a CDS encoding acetoacetate--CoA ligase, whose translation MTDANVFQLTQPETFADPLTEILRNGRSSGGRGEEVVYRPDDRAVAHSQLTAFRQWCEARTGQNLPDHAAMDRFSVKEFRSFWRLFLEWCELPREGAVEPVCVGDACKTARFFPNLRLNYTECLLAGSPDQPVLTACHGGGSQKRFTRGALRVAVAGLASSLQRLGVRRGDHVAAIARNNAEVVIAALATAAVGATFASCAPDMGVPAILARFASLDPVVLFGCLGAKPWDSGAPVAERVAGAAAGLPSLAAIVALDNGSLPVGERTVPLHRLADLLCDAVGDEEGPGWLRYPFNQPLFTMFSSGTTGPPKCIQHGAGGTLLEHVKEHRLHCDLAPGDKLFFQTSCGWMMWNWQLSALASGVELVLYDGPLEGPDTFWRIVAEEGATVFGTNPGYLHFCEQRRFSPRRAFDLSALRAVLSTGSILYPRQYDWVRDEVNGAVSLQSISGGTDIIGCFVLGNPNLPIHRGEIQCRSLGLDVRSLPPPDDPEAGIGELVCANPFPSRPLGFHGDADGTRFHAAYFAQNPGFWTHGDLIEATPQGGWRLHGRSDGVLNVRGIRIGTAEIYRILDSIEEIREAMAVEQQAEEEAGGSRMILLVVLREGLVLDDMLAKHIRSELVRCGSPAFAPARIAQVAALPLTFSGKRSEAAARDAVNGRPVRNRDALQNPECLKTIANHPVLRAPPAIRASHGPAPAGGVIPNGDRLRRELQAICEHVLGVSPIGWSENLLGLGADSLALLNLLLEIEGYAGRPMPLSTFLSAQSVEALATVLSIGAEAMAAQQAGWGQDEEPVCRFLDEPFPRVERATIATLSIVRSDNMPIPMISLFRSKLALLNYELRRLYFVVVWKMDIKKGTRISLSAKLDKVNPSGMHIGQNTAVAFRSAILAHDFVNGRFRDVFIGDNCLIGAGSVIMPGVQIGDNCIVSPNSVVLQNVPAGSIVMGNPAKIVLKNIITGPWGTRGPIQESSREKSPAIAGAE comes from the coding sequence ATGACCGACGCTAACGTTTTCCAACTCACCCAGCCAGAAACTTTTGCCGATCCGCTGACCGAGATTTTGCGCAACGGTCGTTCCTCTGGCGGAAGGGGAGAGGAAGTGGTGTACCGTCCCGATGACCGGGCTGTCGCGCATTCGCAGCTGACCGCCTTCAGACAATGGTGCGAGGCTCGGACGGGGCAGAACCTGCCCGATCATGCTGCGATGGACCGTTTCTCGGTGAAGGAGTTCCGCAGCTTTTGGCGCCTCTTCCTGGAGTGGTGCGAGCTACCTCGGGAGGGTGCGGTCGAGCCGGTCTGTGTCGGCGATGCCTGCAAGACCGCCCGCTTTTTCCCGAATCTCCGTCTTAACTACACCGAGTGTCTCCTCGCCGGTAGTCCAGACCAACCCGTCCTGACGGCCTGCCATGGGGGCGGCAGCCAGAAGAGGTTCACGCGCGGCGCACTGCGCGTCGCGGTAGCCGGGCTGGCATCATCGTTACAGCGGTTGGGTGTGCGTCGTGGCGACCATGTCGCGGCTATCGCACGCAACAATGCGGAAGTGGTCATTGCCGCGCTCGCCACCGCTGCCGTTGGCGCGACCTTCGCCAGCTGCGCGCCGGACATGGGCGTGCCAGCCATCCTCGCGCGCTTCGCCTCCTTAGATCCCGTGGTGCTATTCGGGTGTCTCGGGGCGAAGCCGTGGGATTCGGGGGCCCCCGTCGCCGAGCGTGTCGCCGGTGCGGCGGCCGGTCTACCGAGCCTCGCCGCGATCGTTGCGCTGGACAACGGCTCTCTTCCCGTCGGCGAGAGGACGGTGCCCCTGCACAGGCTCGCCGATCTGCTCTGCGATGCCGTTGGCGACGAGGAGGGACCGGGCTGGCTGCGTTATCCATTTAATCAGCCCCTGTTCACGATGTTCTCCTCTGGTACTACGGGGCCGCCGAAATGCATCCAGCATGGCGCTGGTGGCACCCTGCTGGAGCATGTGAAGGAGCACCGGTTGCACTGCGATCTCGCCCCGGGTGACAAGCTGTTCTTCCAGACCTCCTGCGGCTGGATGATGTGGAATTGGCAGCTCTCCGCGCTCGCCTCCGGCGTGGAGCTCGTTCTCTACGATGGGCCGCTCGAAGGGCCGGACACCTTCTGGCGGATCGTCGCCGAGGAAGGTGCGACCGTGTTCGGCACCAATCCTGGCTATCTGCACTTTTGCGAGCAGAGGCGCTTTTCTCCGAGGCGGGCGTTCGACCTTTCCGCTCTGCGGGCTGTGCTCTCTACGGGCTCGATCTTATATCCACGTCAGTACGACTGGGTTCGGGATGAAGTGAATGGAGCGGTGTCACTGCAGTCGATCTCCGGCGGCACCGACATTATCGGCTGCTTTGTGCTGGGCAATCCGAACCTGCCCATCCATCGCGGAGAGATACAATGCCGCAGCCTTGGCCTTGATGTCCGCTCGCTGCCGCCGCCCGACGATCCGGAGGCGGGCATCGGCGAGCTGGTCTGCGCCAATCCTTTTCCCTCCCGCCCGCTCGGCTTTCACGGTGACGCCGACGGCACGCGTTTCCATGCCGCCTACTTCGCCCAGAACCCCGGCTTCTGGACGCATGGCGATCTTATCGAGGCTACTCCCCAAGGCGGCTGGCGGCTGCATGGTCGTTCCGACGGCGTTCTTAACGTGCGCGGCATCCGCATCGGTACCGCGGAGATTTACCGAATCCTGGACAGCATCGAGGAGATCCGCGAGGCAATGGCGGTCGAGCAGCAGGCCGAGGAGGAGGCGGGCGGCTCGCGCATGATTCTGCTGGTCGTGCTGCGCGAAGGCCTGGTGCTCGACGACATGCTGGCGAAGCACATCCGCTCGGAGCTTGTGCGCTGCGGCTCTCCCGCCTTCGCGCCGGCGCGCATCGCACAGGTCGCGGCGCTTCCCCTCACATTTAGCGGCAAGCGGTCCGAGGCGGCGGCGCGGGATGCGGTGAATGGCCGCCCTGTGCGGAACCGTGATGCCTTGCAGAACCCGGAATGCCTCAAAACGATTGCCAACCATCCAGTTCTCCGGGCGCCTCCGGCCATCAGGGCGTCGCACGGGCCGGCGCCAGCCGGTGGGGTGATCCCGAATGGTGACCGGCTGCGGCGGGAGCTGCAGGCGATCTGCGAGCACGTGCTGGGCGTCTCGCCCATCGGCTGGTCCGAGAATCTTCTTGGCCTAGGCGCGGACTCGCTGGCACTGCTGAACCTGCTGCTCGAGATCGAGGGCTATGCTGGCCGTCCCATGCCCCTTTCGACCTTTCTGTCGGCGCAGTCGGTCGAAGCCTTGGCAACGGTACTTTCCATCGGCGCGGAGGCAATGGCGGCGCAGCAGGCTGGTTGGGGGCAGGACGAGGAGCCGGTCTGCCGCTTCCTCGATGAGCCCTTTCCGCGAGTCGAGCGCGCGACAATTGCGACACTAAGTATTGTTCGGAGTGATAATATGCCAATACCGATGATCTCGCTTTTTAGATCTAAGCTAGCTTTGCTCAACTATGAATTGAGGCGGTTGTATTTTGTTGTTGTTTGGAAAATGGATATAAAAAAGGGCACCCGCATCTCGCTTAGCGCAAAACTTGATAAGGTGAATCCTTCTGGTATGCATATCGGTCAAAATACCGCGGTTGCTTTCCGATCTGCAATACTTGCTCATGATTTCGTAAACGGAAGATTTAGGGACGTTTTTATTGGCGACAACTGCTTGATCGGAGCGGGTTCAGTAATAATGCCAGGAGTTCAAATCGGAGATAATTGCATTGTGTCACCAAACAGCGTCGTTTTGCAGAATGTGCCAGCGGGATCCATCGTAATGGGCAATCCAGCCAAAATCGTTCTGAAGAATATTATAACGGGCCCATGGGGAACCCGGGGCCCAATCCAGGAAAGCTCCCGCGAGAAGTCTCCAGCGATTGCTGGCGCAGAATGA
- a CDS encoding bifunctional 2-polyprenyl-6-hydroxyphenol methylase/3-demethylubiquinol 3-O-methyltransferase UbiG — MKAPSRIPLTIGWDHAVQVMSCEIRSIKDPGKVLEILEAGCGQKWDLDIGDDGYVLTGIDLDPEALRIRRDETKDLHEAILGDLRTADFGERTFDVIFNCFVLEHVSGAQQVLEKFNRWVKPGGLIIIVIPDPYSAFGFTSRMTPHWFHVLFYRLIRGSKNAGKPGYAPYRVTYDKVVSREGIRAFCGQNGLVLAAEYGYSGTLTNKSLRQNLVVAYKKTLHVLSLGRLSSDYDDIILMIRKPALPARAEPQVSAGPSA; from the coding sequence ATGAAAGCACCAAGCCGAATTCCGCTGACGATCGGTTGGGATCACGCGGTGCAGGTCATGTCCTGTGAGATTCGCTCGATCAAGGATCCAGGCAAGGTTCTTGAGATCCTCGAAGCTGGTTGCGGCCAGAAGTGGGATCTCGACATCGGCGATGACGGCTATGTGCTGACCGGCATCGACCTCGACCCCGAAGCCCTTCGCATCCGGCGCGACGAAACGAAGGACCTCCACGAAGCGATCCTCGGGGATCTGCGCACAGCTGATTTCGGTGAGCGGACCTTCGACGTGATCTTCAACTGCTTTGTCCTGGAGCACGTGTCGGGGGCGCAGCAGGTTCTGGAGAAATTCAACAGATGGGTGAAACCGGGCGGGCTGATCATCATCGTGATCCCCGATCCTTACTCTGCATTCGGCTTCACCTCCAGGATGACGCCGCACTGGTTTCACGTGCTCTTTTATCGTCTGATCCGCGGATCGAAGAACGCCGGCAAGCCAGGCTACGCCCCCTACCGCGTCACCTACGATAAGGTGGTGTCGCGCGAAGGCATTCGGGCCTTCTGCGGACAGAACGGACTGGTCCTGGCCGCCGAATATGGGTATTCTGGCACGCTGACTAACAAGAGCCTTAGACAAAACTTGGTGGTAGCCTACAAGAAGACGCTTCACGTCCTGTCTCTCGGCCGCCTGAGCTCCGATTACGACGACATCATCTTGATGATCCGCAAACCGGCTCTCCCCGCGAGGGCGGAGCCGCAGGTCAGCGCCGGCCCTTCCGCCTGA
- the asnB gene encoding asparagine synthase (glutamine-hydrolyzing) produces MCGICGQFNFGSGVPVSASTIEAMMGTIIHRGPDDAGQRLDGNLGLGFRRLAIIDLSAAGHQPMSDQAQTVWVVFNGEIYNYQQLRQELQGYGHVFRSNCDTEVIVHGYKQWGDAVLNRFNGMFGLAIWDVKKRRLLLARDPMGIKPIYYAIHNGSLAFGSEIRPVRVALGEPPGIDPEAVALFLRYRYTPAPRTMFKSIHKLAAGERLVVENGQVHVSRYYQFAPVPFAAQPRPEEAAEKLIDLYKAAMKRHLISDVPLGLLLSGGLDSGLLLALMSLYGRDWHTFSVGYGSSFADDELEEAAKTARTYGARHNAVRLTRETFEDVLPRVVNVLEEPVASSSIVPMYFVCQRARENVKVALIGQGPDELFGGYTRHLGVRYGGTWRALPGWLQTPSAALARALPRTDTVKRGLYSLHEPDRLRRFQQVFSLVSDDAMQGLFRPELIAEGEATVAARCWEEYRPAFENLDDLNAFQLLELRSSLPDELLMYGDKLSMAHALEVRVPYLDREVVEHVQQLDASFKVRHGVRKWLHREVSKRLLSSEIIHRKKRGFAVNVVDGWLRQSLDGRIRQYLADPQSQVYRFLKPAAVQSMLRDHAAGRADHHKMLFSIVLLEQWFRIAHERDANILCINKRDALNESPSGVAASSSPASAS; encoded by the coding sequence ATGTGCGGCATTTGCGGGCAGTTTAACTTCGGAAGCGGTGTGCCCGTCAGCGCTTCCACCATCGAAGCGATGATGGGCACGATCATCCACCGCGGCCCCGACGATGCCGGCCAGCGTTTGGACGGGAATCTCGGCCTGGGTTTCCGCCGCCTGGCGATCATCGATCTGTCAGCCGCCGGCCACCAACCTATGTCCGACCAAGCCCAGACGGTGTGGGTGGTCTTCAACGGGGAGATCTACAACTATCAGCAGCTCCGGCAGGAGTTGCAGGGGTACGGCCACGTGTTTCGTTCCAACTGCGACACCGAGGTGATCGTGCACGGCTACAAGCAGTGGGGTGACGCCGTGCTGAACCGCTTCAACGGCATGTTCGGCCTCGCCATCTGGGACGTGAAAAAGCGCCGGCTGCTGCTGGCGCGCGATCCGATGGGCATCAAGCCCATCTACTACGCAATCCACAACGGATCGCTCGCCTTTGGTTCGGAGATCCGGCCGGTCCGCGTTGCTCTCGGCGAGCCGCCGGGCATTGACCCCGAAGCCGTCGCTCTTTTTCTGCGCTATCGCTACACGCCCGCCCCGCGCACGATGTTCAAGAGCATCCACAAGCTCGCCGCGGGTGAAAGACTCGTTGTCGAAAACGGCCAGGTGCACGTCTCGCGCTACTATCAGTTCGCTCCGGTGCCATTCGCCGCGCAGCCCCGCCCGGAGGAGGCGGCGGAGAAATTGATCGATCTCTACAAGGCGGCCATGAAGCGGCATCTCATCAGCGACGTTCCGCTCGGACTGCTGCTCAGCGGCGGCCTCGATTCGGGCCTGCTGCTCGCGCTGATGAGCCTCTATGGCCGCGACTGGCACACGTTCAGCGTCGGGTATGGATCCTCGTTCGCCGATGATGAGCTCGAGGAGGCCGCTAAAACGGCACGGACCTACGGGGCCAGACACAACGCGGTTCGCCTCACCCGGGAAACGTTTGAAGACGTCCTGCCCCGCGTCGTGAACGTCCTCGAAGAACCGGTTGCCTCGTCGTCGATCGTGCCGATGTACTTCGTCTGCCAGCGCGCCCGTGAAAACGTGAAGGTGGCGCTCATCGGCCAGGGGCCGGATGAGCTGTTCGGCGGATACACCCGACACCTTGGCGTGCGCTATGGCGGCACCTGGCGCGCGCTGCCCGGCTGGTTGCAGACACCCAGTGCCGCACTCGCGCGCGCCCTCCCGCGGACCGATACGGTTAAGCGTGGGCTTTACTCGCTGCACGAGCCCGACCGACTTCGTCGTTTTCAGCAGGTATTCTCCCTGGTCTCGGACGACGCGATGCAGGGGCTTTTTCGCCCCGAGCTGATCGCCGAGGGCGAAGCCACCGTGGCCGCCCGCTGCTGGGAGGAATACCGGCCGGCCTTCGAAAACCTGGACGACCTGAACGCCTTTCAGTTACTCGAGTTGCGCTCGTCGCTGCCGGATGAACTGCTCATGTATGGCGACAAGCTGTCCATGGCGCACGCCCTCGAGGTTCGCGTACCCTACCTCGATCGCGAAGTGGTCGAACACGTCCAGCAATTGGACGCGTCCTTCAAGGTGCGTCATGGCGTTCGCAAGTGGCTTCATCGCGAAGTGAGCAAGCGGCTGTTGTCGTCGGAAATCATCCATCGCAAGAAGCGCGGATTTGCGGTGAATGTGGTCGACGGGTGGCTCCGCCAATCCCTCGACGGACGGATCCGGCAATACCTGGCCGATCCGCAGTCACAGGTCTACCGGTTCTTGAAACCGGCTGCGGTGCAATCCATGCTGCGTGACCACGCGGCGGGCCGGGCCGACCACCACAAGATGCTATTCAGTATCGTCCTGCTGGAGCAATGGTTCCGCATCGCCCACGAACGCGACGCAAACATCCTCTGCATTAACAAGCGGGACGCTCTAAACGAGTCTCCAAGCGGGGTGGCAGCGAGTAGCTCCCCAGCGAGCGCCTCGTAG
- a CDS encoding chondroitinase-B domain-containing protein, protein MDFVLDRGTWPPAKVKWTRGAGPLGPIVGWKSPSITLLHLLWACGQRVLLFLAILFLPSMTASTAAFGVTYFANPGDNISAKLSVLKPGDTLIFNDGTYYQLYINPANGTALKGTATAPIALKAANDGKAVFDSGSTAEPIFITGSSYLTLEGFVARNSSASVVHVYGGGRGGQNNEHITLRRITAYNAGADNHHVFNIEYPQTNILVEDCAAWGRGRYKFVAYHSSYVTFRRDWAFWEGITTFSPAPRAPFAVYGASNVSLENVIGTNAIPTQADDNYYTSLWHTTDDAVNYPANNMTMLGSIFYNNCEGHWENESAGAGTYMKDNYFSIPVNPACPQFTTRPYGDGLTWNYNTNAGIITNAVFVNNNVGLNQFGAVGSLLLSNSVMLSNTTAVVSSATHSSVYFWGNRDNGIVLKSGDQTINPRYDSNTFGTGAYFFVPARSPLKGAGSGGSDIGANIIHQYVNGTLTQTPLWPWPMEGRILAEKGISVTYASNGGFWKTLDGVYSTPAHESKSSSR, encoded by the coding sequence GTGGACTTTGTGCTCGATAGGGGAACGTGGCCTCCAGCGAAGGTGAAATGGACCCGCGGAGCGGGACCGCTTGGACCGATTGTTGGTTGGAAATCCCCTTCTATTACTCTGCTGCACCTGCTGTGGGCATGTGGTCAACGTGTCCTCTTGTTCCTGGCCATTTTGTTCTTACCCTCAATGACTGCTTCGACCGCAGCGTTCGGTGTCACGTATTTTGCAAATCCCGGAGACAACATCTCGGCAAAACTGAGCGTACTGAAGCCCGGAGACACGCTCATTTTCAACGACGGCACCTATTACCAATTGTATATTAACCCAGCGAACGGTACGGCTCTCAAAGGAACCGCGACCGCTCCTATTGCTCTCAAAGCTGCTAACGACGGCAAAGCTGTTTTTGACTCTGGAAGCACTGCAGAGCCGATTTTTATTACCGGAAGTTCCTATTTGACTCTTGAAGGCTTTGTCGCGCGTAATTCCTCAGCCAGCGTGGTTCATGTTTATGGAGGAGGTCGCGGCGGGCAAAACAACGAACATATTACTCTGCGACGGATCACTGCATACAATGCGGGCGCCGATAACCACCACGTCTTCAACATTGAATACCCGCAAACCAACATTCTGGTCGAGGATTGCGCTGCTTGGGGAAGAGGCAGATACAAGTTTGTTGCTTATCATTCCAGTTACGTCACGTTCAGACGAGATTGGGCTTTTTGGGAGGGAATCACTACTTTTAGCCCCGCTCCGCGCGCGCCCTTTGCCGTGTATGGCGCAAGCAATGTGAGCCTGGAGAATGTCATCGGCACCAACGCAATCCCCACTCAGGCTGACGACAATTACTACACATCGCTTTGGCACACCACCGACGATGCCGTTAATTATCCGGCCAACAATATGACCATGCTTGGGTCTATTTTTTACAATAACTGTGAAGGTCATTGGGAGAACGAGTCGGCTGGTGCTGGTACGTACATGAAGGACAATTACTTCTCCATTCCCGTCAACCCAGCATGCCCACAGTTTACGACGCGCCCCTACGGCGACGGTTTGACGTGGAATTACAATACCAACGCAGGAATCATCACCAACGCAGTATTTGTAAACAACAATGTTGGGCTCAACCAATTTGGCGCAGTCGGATCGCTCTTACTCAGCAACTCCGTCATGCTCAGCAACACAACCGCGGTCGTTTCAAGCGCCACCCATAGCTCCGTCTATTTTTGGGGCAACCGTGATAATGGCATCGTCTTAAAGTCCGGAGATCAAACCATCAATCCGCGCTACGACAGCAACACCTTCGGAACCGGCGCCTACTTTTTCGTGCCCGCGCGCTCACCCCTCAAGGGCGCAGGATCTGGAGGCTCGGACATCGGTGCCAATATCATTCATCAATACGTCAATGGCACATTGACCCAAACGCCACTTTGGCCGTGGCCGATGGAGGGAAGAATCCTCGCTGAAAAGGGCATCAGCGTGACTTACGCGAGCAATGGCGGTTTTTGGAAAACCCTTGATGGCGTATACTCCACGCCCGCGCATGAGTCGAAATCCTCGTCCCGCTAA
- a CDS encoding transposase, producing the protein MRRRRGLGETLVAGANASAIARSNGLDPSQLFAWRRKAKASGVVVLLAAARASRSNLRTLKRCGATCRNYYRR; encoded by the coding sequence ATGAGGAGAAGGCGAGGATTGGGAGAGACCCTGGTTGCCGGAGCGAATGCATCGGCGATTGCGCGGTCAAATGGGCTCGATCCATCGCAACTTTTCGCGTGGCGCCGCAAGGCGAAGGCCTCTGGGGTGGTCGTGCTATTGGCAGCAGCCCGAGCAAGCCGGTCAAATTTGCGCACTTTGAAGCGATGCGGAGCGACATGTAGAAATTATTATCGGCGATAA
- a CDS encoding transposase, with translation MDSNKFSAQIERFEVVETGRRRRWTDDEKLKIVLESLQTPRAVSSTARRYGISRSLLLTWRRSFGTRTNERPQPAFVPAMVMPDQLPEPALASAGPASGRMEIVVGKACRVIVDAGVDMTALSRVLDLLERR, from the coding sequence ATGGACAGCAATAAGTTCAGTGCTCAAATTGAACGGTTTGAGGTTGTCGAGACTGGCCGTCGCCGTCGCTGGACCGATGATGAGAAACTCAAGATCGTTCTGGAGAGTTTGCAAACACCGCGCGCGGTCTCGTCGACAGCACGACGATACGGCATCTCGCGCTCGCTGCTGCTGACTTGGCGACGATCGTTTGGGACGCGGACGAACGAACGACCTCAGCCAGCCTTTGTGCCGGCGATGGTGATGCCAGACCAGCTGCCGGAGCCGGCACTAGCTTCAGCCGGGCCAGCGAGCGGACGCATGGAGATTGTCGTCGGCAAGGCCTGTCGCGTGATCGTGGACGCCGGCGTTGATATGACCGCGCTGTCTCGCGTATTGGATCTGCTGGAGCGGCGATGA
- a CDS encoding IS66 family transposase: MGDGPEKLPEDIEALQAALLATRAELASVRAQQSDDHALIAHLKLQIEKLNRDSYGPRSERTARLLGQLELALEELEASATEDELAAEMAAARTTKVASFTRKRPSREPFPDHLPRERVLVPGPVACACCGGSRLSKLGEDITKTLEVIPKSGNVIQHVREKFSCRDCEKISQAPAPFHVIARGWAGPSLLAMVLFEKFGQHQPLNRQAERYAKEGVPISLSTLADQVGGCTVALTPLFRRLEAHVLSAERLHGNDTTVPVLAKGKTDTGRIWVYVRDDKPFGGQAPPAAVFYYSRDRAGEHPQAHLAGYSGIFQADAYGGYGKLYEVGRNAGPILEAACWVHARRPFFVMADLAENARRKVQGKKPAVISPLALEAVRRIDALFEIERGINGETPEQRRAVRQERSVPLVADLKVWMLEQRAKLSRRNDVAKAMDYMLKRRDAFTRFLDDGRICLSNNAAERALRGIALGRKSWLFCGSDRGGDRAAMMYSLIVTAKMNDVDPQAWLADVLARIAAHPVQRLDELLPWNWRDRNKQVNQAA; encoded by the coding sequence ATGGGTGACGGTCCCGAGAAGCTGCCGGAAGACATTGAGGCGCTGCAGGCGGCGTTGCTGGCGACCCGCGCCGAACTCGCCAGCGTTCGCGCCCAGCAGTCTGACGACCATGCGCTGATCGCTCACCTGAAGCTGCAGATCGAAAAGCTGAATCGGGATAGTTATGGCCCTCGCTCGGAGCGTACCGCAAGGCTGCTGGGTCAGCTCGAACTGGCGCTGGAGGAGCTTGAGGCCTCAGCGACTGAGGACGAACTCGCTGCCGAAATGGCCGCGGCCAGGACGACGAAGGTGGCCTCGTTCACGCGCAAGAGGCCGTCGCGCGAACCGTTCCCGGACCATCTGCCTCGCGAGCGGGTGCTCGTGCCGGGACCTGTGGCGTGCGCCTGCTGCGGCGGCTCGCGATTGTCCAAGCTCGGCGAGGACATCACCAAGACGCTGGAGGTGATCCCGAAATCCGGGAATGTGATCCAGCACGTCCGGGAGAAGTTCAGCTGCCGTGATTGCGAGAAGATCAGCCAGGCCCCGGCGCCCTTCCACGTCATCGCCCGTGGTTGGGCCGGCCCCAGCTTGCTGGCGATGGTGCTGTTCGAGAAGTTCGGCCAGCACCAGCCGCTGAACCGGCAGGCCGAACGCTATGCCAAGGAAGGCGTGCCGATCAGCCTGTCGACCCTCGCCGACCAGGTTGGTGGCTGCACAGTTGCGCTGACGCCCTTGTTCCGGCGCCTCGAGGCCCATGTGCTGAGTGCCGAGCGATTGCACGGGAACGACACGACGGTGCCGGTCCTGGCCAAAGGCAAGACCGACACCGGCCGCATCTGGGTCTATGTACGCGACGACAAGCCTTTTGGCGGGCAGGCCCCGCCGGCAGCAGTGTTTTATTACTCGCGCGATCGCGCCGGCGAGCATCCCCAGGCCCATTTGGCCGGCTATAGCGGCATCTTCCAGGCCGATGCCTATGGCGGCTATGGCAAGCTTTACGAGGTGGGCCGCAACGCAGGTCCGATCCTGGAAGCGGCGTGTTGGGTCCATGCCCGCCGGCCGTTCTTCGTGATGGCTGATCTGGCGGAGAATGCGCGCCGCAAGGTACAAGGCAAAAAGCCAGCGGTGATCTCGCCGCTGGCGCTGGAAGCAGTCCGCCGGATCGATGCCTTGTTCGAGATCGAGCGCGGCATCAACGGCGAGACGCCCGAGCAGCGCCGGGCCGTCCGCCAGGAGCGCAGCGTCCCGCTGGTCGCTGATCTGAAGGTCTGGATGCTTGAACAACGCGCCAAGCTCTCCCGGCGCAACGATGTTGCCAAGGCGATGGACTACATGCTCAAGCGCAGGGATGCGTTTACCCGCTTCCTCGATGATGGCCGCATCTGCCTATCGAACAACGCCGCCGAACGAGCCCTGCGCGGCATCGCCCTGGGGCGGAAGTCTTGGCTATTCTGTGGCTCCGACCGCGGCGGCGACCGTGCCGCGATGATGTACAGCCTAATCGTCACAGCCAAAATGAACGACGTGGATCCACAAGCCTGGCTCGCCGACGTCCTGGCACGCATCGCTGCACATCCGGTCCAACGGCTCGACGAACTTCTGCCCTGGAATTGGCGCGACCGAAATAAGCAGGTCAACCAAGCAGCCTGA
- a CDS encoding glycosyltransferase, with amino-acid sequence MMVLHVTGAYPTKQNPSEGVFIRTQVESLAKLGIDVDVCLLNGTGIGKYIKGIAEVRKAVRSREYDIVHAHYMYSGWTARLATALPLVVSFMGNDVYGDCSEWGEYRASNRVLHGLFSRLLSYATAHNIAKSAGLAKHLRAKTTSIISNGVDLDIFYPRAVAKREVGLKEDEQHVLFAGRPSAGGYKRYPLAEAAFELVRQSNPSAKLVTLDKRPQQEVARFLNAVDCLLLTSAHEGSPNIVKEALACNLPIVSVDVGDVAERIREFEGCYIVPDEPAFIAEALAKVLVRGKRLSGAYAAVDEMSLAKIGRRIQSLYEHVLSRSCRRGEVGA; translated from the coding sequence ATGATGGTTCTGCATGTGACGGGCGCGTACCCTACTAAACAGAATCCGTCTGAGGGAGTTTTCATCCGCACTCAAGTGGAGTCGCTGGCGAAGCTTGGGATTGATGTTGATGTTTGCCTGCTTAACGGCACCGGCATTGGCAAATATATCAAGGGCATTGCTGAAGTACGGAAGGCTGTGCGTTCGAGGGAGTACGATATCGTTCATGCGCACTATATGTACTCAGGCTGGACTGCCAGATTAGCTACTGCCCTGCCACTCGTTGTGTCTTTTATGGGCAACGACGTATATGGAGATTGCAGCGAGTGGGGAGAATATCGAGCCTCTAATCGAGTGTTGCACGGACTATTCTCCCGTCTATTGTCGTACGCGACGGCTCACAATATTGCGAAGAGTGCCGGTCTTGCAAAACATCTTCGCGCCAAAACAACGTCGATTATTTCCAATGGAGTGGATCTTGATATCTTCTATCCCAGAGCAGTCGCTAAGCGCGAAGTGGGTCTGAAGGAAGACGAGCAGCACGTTCTATTTGCAGGCAGGCCCTCAGCAGGGGGTTATAAGAGGTACCCGCTCGCCGAAGCCGCTTTTGAGTTAGTTCGACAATCAAATCCATCTGCCAAATTGGTCACTCTTGATAAGAGACCTCAACAAGAAGTCGCGCGATTCCTGAACGCCGTCGATTGTTTGCTGCTTACATCCGCTCATGAGGGGTCTCCGAACATTGTCAAAGAAGCTCTCGCCTGCAATCTACCGATTGTTTCCGTCGATGTTGGCGACGTGGCCGAGCGAATTAGAGAGTTCGAAGGATGTTACATTGTGCCTGACGAACCGGCCTTTATCGCGGAAGCGTTAGCGAAGGTACTGGTCCGTGGAAAGCGTCTTTCCGGCGCTTATGCCGCGGTCGATGAAATGTCGCTCGCGAAGATCGGCAGGCGAATACAATCTTTGTACGAGCACGTTCTCTCCCGAAGCTGCCGGAGGGGTGAGGTTGGCGCGTAA